The DNA window GTTGTTAATCCTGACTATTTTTCGTATACGTTATTGGATGATAGCTAATATCCCCGTGAGTTTGCGCGTCGGTATTACCAGTGGTATTGGGCTTTTTATTGCTATGATGGGGCTGAAAAATGCCGGCATTATCGTACCGAATCCAGATACGATTGTCTCTATCGGCAATTTTGCTTCCCACAATGTCCTGTTGGGTACATTGGGCTTTTTTATCATTGCGATTTTAGCAGCACGTAATTTTCATGCAGCAGTATTGTTTTCCATCGTAATAACGACGTTGATCGGGTTTATGATGGGGTATGTGGAATATCAGGGTGTTTTTGATCTGCCACCCAGTGTAATGAGTGTTGTTGGTAATGTTGATGTGAAAGGCGCTCTGGATATCGCGTTAGCCGGAGTTATTTTTTCTTTTATGCTGGTAAACCTGTTTGATTCGTCCGGTACGTTGATTGGTGTAACCGATAAAGCCGGTATTGCTGATAGTAATGGTAAATTCCCGCGGATGAATCAGGCCCTGTATGTTGACAGCATCAGCTCAGTGGCTGGCTCTTATATTGGAACTTCTTCGGTAACCGCTTATATAGAGAGTTCTTCTGGCGTTTCTGTTGGCGGGCGTACCGGATTAACTGCTGTTGTTGTCGGTATTTTATTCCTGTTGGTGATGTTTATTTCTCCATTGGTTAGTATGGTTCCTGCTTATGCTACAGCAGGTGCGTTGGTTTATGTGGGGGTTCTGATGACATCCAGCCTGACACGGGTGAAATGGAATGATCTGACTGAATCCGTCCCGGCATTTATTACCGCTGTTATGATGCCATTCAGCTTCTCTATTACCGAAGGTATCGCATTGGGATTTATCGCTTATTGCGCTATGAAACTGGGAACAGGAAAATGGCGTGAAATTGGTTCTTGCGTTATTGTCGTTACTTTACTGTTTATATTGAAAATGGTGTTTGTGGATGCCCATTAAACACGATGCTGACTAACCTGATATTGTGTTGAGAAGAAAAAGCCTGATTGTATACTCACTTTCAGGCTTTTTTGCGGTAACTGGAAGATTATTGAAGATGTTGACTGTTTTTAGGCGCAGCAAAGCCGATGCAGACGATCTCAGGTTCCGCACTTGGCTGAGCTTGAAACGTAAATTCTTCTTTGTGGCTGATCGTTAATTCAGGCCAGGTTGTCAGTGTTTGTTGAAAGTTTTCCTGTGAGCAATCTGTTCCCCTTTTTCCTACCAGTAAAGCACCATATTTCACAATATCGCTCTCTTTAATATGGCGGTTGTATATATTGGGTGGTGTACCATTGTCTATTTCCCACGGCTGTATGGTTTGAGGGCGATAATGACTGTAAAACGTCAGCCATTGGTGCAGATATTCTCCTCCAACGTAATGCAGTGGTGTTGGGTACAATTCATTCCAGCGCTTATCAAGTTGGCGGGTAAAGGTTTTTATCCCTTCAAACTTTTCGCCAGCTCCCCGGACATTTGCCAGCATGACACTGGTATAGCCGATAAGAACCAGCACACCAAATAAGGCCAAACCTCGTAATATTCCCAGTAAGGGTTTATGAGGAGGTACGGTTATCGAACCTGCCAGTAGTGCAGGTGCTACCACCATGAATGGCTGGAGCCATTCGGTCATCCGTCCACCCTGATTAAAAGAGAACCAGACATAGATAATCAACAGGGGTAACAGAATAACGATATTAACCAGCCTGTTGGATTGTTGCTTTGGCCAGCCAATTTTTCCGCCTGACAGATAAATAATCACCCCTACGATGATGAGGGGATAGAACACCGAAAATACCGCACGTGTAGTATGCAGATTAAACCCATGCTCGATTTGGGAGTCTACCCATTTAAATGCAGAAAAATCGTTATGTGCCAGCCACCAGACGTTGGGTAATATCAGTATAAGCCACAATGCAATGGCGAGATAAAAGAGTGGTTCCCGATAATGACGCCGTACTTTGGGAGCAAACAGGGAGAGCAGAAAGACTGAACCAACGATCGCAAGTGAAGAATATTTGCCCATTGTTGCCAGCCCTGTCGCTAATGCGAATGCCAGCCACCATTTCGGATGGTCATCAATGGCTTTCAGGAAGAACAACAGTGACCACGGCCACAGCATCACCAACAGGTAATTATCGTTATAAGGAATGATATCGAAATTAATGATACCAGACAGATTGAGTGTCAGCATGGCAAGCCAGGCTAATTCAATTTTGCCTGTTAATCGGAAGGCCAGACGCCAGACGCCAAGCATGCCTATGGCAATGGCAACGAAATGGGTGAAATACCAGTAAAAGCTGAGAGAAATATGACTAATATAGATCACTGGTAACATTACAGTACCTACCAGCCACGGATTTTTCGGGGATCCCCATTCGCCATTCATGCCCCAGTTTAAGGCTTCTACAGCATCATACGGAACAGTCGGATCCAGTGAATAACTTGCTATTATCCATAAAACGGCATAACCAATGCACCAAAGATACAGAGGAATGCGATAAGAGGTATCGAAGAAACGCATAGTGATTGATGTTTATAATATTTGAGTTAAGGTAGCCTGAAATATTAGCTGAATTCGAAAGAATAAGTGAATGGCATTGGATGTTATAAGTGGATTCTGTTAGATTCCGCCGAAAATATTTTGATAACACGAGTTGAGTCACAAGCTATGAGTCAATTAAAGAAAAAATCCCCTGCAAAAACGTCAGCGGGTAAGCAAAAAAGAAAAAGTCGTGAAGAGTTGAACGCTGAAGGACGTGAGCGTAAGCGTCAGAAAAGACAGCGTGGTAATCCAGCCGGTAGCCGTCATAAAGATAACAGTAATCAGAAAAAACAGTCTGGCACAAAGCAGGAACGAGATCCTCGCATCGGCAGTAAAGTGCCGGTTCCTTTGAGCATCGGCGAAAAAGCAGCAGTAAAAAAACCAGTAGCAGAGAAGCCTAAAGCAACGCCAAAACCTCATTTATCACCGCAGGAAGAGCTGGAAATGCTGGAAAATGATGAGCGTCTGGATAGCTTGCTGGCACGCCTTGAGCAGGGTGAAAAACTCTCTCAGGAAGAGAATGCCTATGTCGATAGTATGCTTGATCGTATTGATGTCCTGATGGAACAGTTGGGTATTGAGCTGGAAGATGATGATGACAGTGAAAAAGAGCAGCAGGAAGATATCATGCAGTTGCTGAAAGGGAAGTAATCCCTGAGAAATAAGTCGTTCCGGTTATAAATTGTTGTGATCATAAAGGCGGGAGCATCCCGGAATATACCCAAGATAAAGTGTATAACCATAGTGTTTACATGGTATTTGCTATAGTAATTGGGTAAACTACAGTGGCTATTTGATGGGCTAAAACAGCGGAAGGAGTAAGCATGTCAGAGCAAGCCATTGTCTGGGATCTGCCTTTGATCCAAAAATACAATTATTCAGGACCTCGCTATACGTCATACCCGACAGCATTGGAATTTAACCAACAGTACGATAATACTGCATTTGCACAGGCCGCCGCACATTATCCTGATCGCCCTCTTTCCCTTTATATCCATATCCCATTCTGTCACAAACTTTGTTATTTCTGTGGCTGCAATAAGCTGGTTACTCGTCAGAAAAATAAAGCAGATGAGTATCTGCAAGCTCTGGAAAAGGAAATTACGGCACGGGCAAAATTGTTTTCCCGGAGAAAAGTCAGCCAGATGCACTGGGGAGGAGGAACGCCAACTTATCTGGACAAGGCACAGATCAGCCGATTGATGGCAATATTGCGTAGTCACTTCCACTTTCTGCCTGATGCAGAACTGTCCATTGAAATTGACCCACGTGAAATTGAACTGGATATGATTGACCATCTGCGCCATGAAGGTTTTAACCGCCTGAGTATGGGCGTGCAGGATTTCAATAAGGAAGTTCAGTATCTGGTTAATCGGGAACAGGATGAAGACTTTATTTTCGAACTGGTTAACCGGGCCCGTGAAACAGGTTTTACCTCTACCAGTATCGATTTAATTTATGGTTTGCCGAGACAGACTGCGGAAAGTTTCGCTTTCACTCTGCAACGAGTGTTGGCGCTATCTCCTGATCGTCTAAGCGTATTCAATTATGCTCACATGCCGAATTTGTTTGCGGCACAACGTAAAATTAAGGAGATTGATTTACCGGGTGCGGCACAGAAACTGGATATTTTGCAGCAAACTATTACTACCCTGACAGGTAATGGCTATCAGTTTATCGGTATGGATCACTTTGCCCGCCCTGATGATGAACTGGCTATTGCCCAGCGGGAAGGGGTACTACATCGTAATTTTCAGGGATATACCACACAAGGAGAGTGCGACTTACTGGGAATCGGTGTTTCTGCTATCAGCATACTAGGTGACAGTTATGCGCAGAACCAGAAAGATCTCAAAACCTACTATGCAGCAGTAGAGGCGCAGGAGCATGCGTTGTGGCGTGGTTTGAATCTGAGGCAGGATGATTGTATCCGCCGTGATGTGATTAAAGCGTTGATTTGTAATTTCAGGCTGAATTTTGCTGATATTGAGCAGCGCTACGGGGTGAATTTCACGGATTATTTTGCTGAAGATCTGCAATTATTGGTGCCGCTGGCGGAGGACGGACTGGTCGAGGTCACTGAAACACAGATTAAGGTATCACCGAAAGGGCGTTTGTTCATCCGAAATATTTGCATGTGTTTTGACAGTTATTTACGTAATCAGATGCGTCAGAGACAGTTTTCGCGGGTGATATGAGTTGCTATACCATTGCCATGTATCTGAATAATAATTGGTTGAAATTGATACATACATCCGACTCTGAAATATAGGGGATTATATGAGCACTGAAATGAAGCTGAATATTACTGATCTACCCGAAAGGTTGAGAGCAGTCATCAGACAAGGTCAGGCTGTTGTTATTAAGGATGGTGGTAAAGATACAGTTGAGGTAAAGGCTTATCACCGTTTTTGTGGCGGGCATGTTCCGAAGACAGTTACGAAACTTGAAAAACTCAGGGTAAAGAGATCAGTTGGTGTGCTTGTGAAACCTGAAAAACAATTAAGGCCAATTTGGTGTTTTAGTCGGAAAATTCTCTGTGCCGACAGAAGAAGAGTTTGCCAGATATGATCGTGAAATTCTTTCCATGTTTGAAGGGAAAGAATAATAATCATGCTTTATCTATTAGATACTCATATTTTGCTCTGGTATTTGGCTGAACCCTCGAAACTGAAGAAAGAAGTTAATGAATTATTGAGGGACACTGAAAATGAAATTTATTTCAGTGCTGTCAGTATTCAGGAAATCAATTATTCTAACCCCAATTCCTTCAATTTCCGCGTTATTGTATTCCTTCCCCAACCGAGTAAACGAGCGGCTTCCTGTTTATGTCCATTAGTGTGTGTCAGGGCACAGTTAAGTAAGGTACGTTCTAATCGCGGTAATATATCAGAAAGGAGATCAACCTGGCCTTCCTGTAAGGCTTTTTCTGCCCATGCAGCCAATTGCTGTGACCAATCTCCTGATGATGAAGGGAGGGAAACCGGAGGATTATTTGTTTGCTTAGAGGATTGACGTTCAATTAAATCAGTCGGTAAATCCTGCACCAGAATTTCCTTACTGGCTGCCATCACGGTCAGCCAGCGACAAACATTCTCCAACTGACGGACATTTCCAGACCATGACAGGCGCATCAGAGCGGTTTCGGTATCAGGATGTAGTGTTTTCGCTTCAACGCCCAGCTCTTTGGCTGTTTGTTGCAGAAAATGTTGTGCCAGACGGGGGATATCTTCTGCACGATCCCGCAAAGGTGGCAATTGTACGCGGATCACGTTCAGACGATGATAGAGATCTTCACGGAATTTACCCTCTTTAACCCGTTGCTCAAGGTACTGGTGGGTCGCTGCAATAATTCGTACATCAACTTTTACTGGTGCATAGCCACCTACGCGATAGAATTGCCCTTCTGCCAGAACGCGCAAAAGGCGCGTTTGGATATCCAGTGGCATATCGCCGATTTCATCCAGAAACAGTGAGCCCCCATTAGCTTGCTCAAAACGTCCGTGGCGAACCTGATTGGCACCGGTGAAAGCCCCTTTTTCGTGACCAAATAATTCTGACTCGATTAAATCTTTTGGGATTGCAGCCATATTCAAGGCAATAAAAGGGGCTGCGGCTCTTGGACTATGGCGGTGCAGAGCATGGGCAACCAATTCTTTCCCTGTGCCTGATTCCCCATTGATTAAGACGCTGATGGAAGAGCGGGAAAGCCGTCCGATAATCCGGTATACCTCCTGCATGGCAGGAGCTTCTCCAATCATTTCAGAGACTGATGACGTTATTTTAGAATTACGGGATGAGTGTTGTTGTTCCCTGGAATGACTTAGTGCACGTTCAACCAACGCGACAGTTTCATCAATATCGAATGGTTTCGGTAGATAATCGAATGCTCCGTGTTGATAGGCGCTGACGGCTGCATCCAAATCGGAATGAGCAGTCATAATGATGACCGGAAGTTGTGGATAGTTCTGTTTGATTTGATTGAGTAAACTTAATCCATCCAGACCCGGCATGCGGATGTCTGACAGCAAAACTTCGGGACAATCTTGTGATAGTGCTGCCAATACGGAATCTGCGTTTTCAAAACTGATGCACTCCATACCTGCGCCACTCAGTGCTCGTTCAAGTACCCAGCGGATAGAACTGTCGTCATCAACGATCCAGATTTTTCCTCGTTGCATGGTATCCCCTATTTCTTGATAGGCAGGTAAATGGAAAACTCCGTATGTCCCGGCCAACTGGTAAATTCGATCTTTCCAGAATGTTGATCAATAAGACTGCGGGCAATAGATAAACCTAGTCCGGTTCCTCCCTCATGCCCACTCACCATCGGGTAGAATAGCGTATCCTGAATACCGGGAGGAATACCTGGCCCATTGTCTTCAATATCAATTCTGGCCGTTAAGCGATAACGCTCACCATGTAAGGTGATTTGGAATGCTGTCCGGGTTCGTAAGGTGATTATGCCACCTTCACTACCCAATGCCTGTAAAGCATTGCGGGTAATATTCAATAAAACCTGTTCAATTTGATCAGGATAATGGGATAGTTCCGGCAGGCTAGGATCATAATCCTTGATTAATTTGACATTGTCGGGCATTTCCAGTGATACCAGTTGATAAACCCGTTCTACCACATGGTGAATGCTCTGGCGGATCTGGGCTCCGGGATGCTGTGGCCCCAATAATCGATCTACAAGGGTGCGAAGCCTGTCTGCCTGTTCGATAATGACTTGAGTATATTCTTGCAGGGAGGGATCTGGCAGTGTTTTTGCCAATAATTGTGCCGCTCCCCGTAAACCCCCCAGTGGGTTTTTGATTTCATGTGCCAGCCCCCGAACCAATTCCCGCGCAGCCGCCTGCTGTGCCTGTTGTATCTGCTCTTGGCTTAAACGGCGCTGGCTATCCATAGGAGCGAGTTCCAGCAGAATAAACTGTTCGGAAATTGGTTGGGCACTGAGCGACATAACATGTGAGTGATTGTTAATCACTAATAAGACTTCGTTATCCGTAAAACCATGCCCACGTATCAGACTGGAACGCATAAATTCCGTATCTAATGAGATATAGCTGAACAATACCGGAAGAGGAGTGCCGAATAATTTATGTGTACTTTGTGCCAGAAGTTGCATGGCGGAATGATTGGCATAGTGGATAATTAAATCATTATCCAGTACCAACACACTGTTTATCAGTGAATCAAGAATCTGTTCTGCTTTGGGAAAATCAGCCATTTCTATCCAACCTTTCAGCCTTTGCACTTTTTTGGTGCATTGTATCTTATTTGATCATGAATTGGTCACCCACTCTATCGAGAAGGAAGGTTCAGAGGGAAAAGAGCCCATCCGAAGATGGGCCAAAAGTTTCACGGCAACAAAATAAAAAGGAACAATTGTAGTGCTTTCAAGCATTACACGCTGTAATACAGTTCAAACTCCAGAGGATGTGGAGTCATACGGACGCGTTCGATTTCACTGTTCAAGACACCAATATAAGCATCAATTGCATCATCAGTGAAAACACCACCGCGGGTCAGGAATTCACGATCTGTATTCAGTGCAGCCAGTGCTTCTTCCAGAGAAGAGGCTACAGTTGGGATCTCTTGGGCTTCTTCGGCTGGCAGGTCATACAGGTTTTTATCCATTGCATCACCCGGATGTATTTTGTTGATGATACCATCAAGGCCGGCCATAAGCAGAGCAGAGAAGGCCAGATAAGGATTTGCGGCCGGATCTGGGAAACGTACTTCAATACGACGGGCTTTACTGCTGGCTACAACCGGAATACGGATAGAAGCAGAGCGGTTGCGGGCAGAATATGCCAGCATCACGGGAGCTTCAAAACCAGGTACTAGACGTTTATACGAGTTAGTGGTTGGGTTAGTAAAGGCGTTCAGGGCACGGGCATGTTTGATGATACCGCCGATATAGTAAAGAGCCAGTTCAGATAACCCGCCATATTTGTCTCCGGCGAACAGGTTGACACCGCCTTTAGCCAGTGACATGTGACAATGCATTCCGGAGCCGTTATCTCCGACCAGCGGTTTTGGCATAAATGTTGCTGTCTTGCCGAAAGCATGGGCGACATTATGTACCACATATTTATAAATCTGGGTTTCATCCGCTTTTTTGGTCATGGTGTTGAAACGAGTTGCGACTTCGTT is part of the Xenorhabdus cabanillasii genome and encodes:
- a CDS encoding NCS2 family permease, with product MSTLNSGSVNRQGLLQRVFKLEEHGTTVRTEMIAGFTTFLTMVYIVFVNPQILSVAGMDIKAVFVTTCLIAALGSIMMGITANLPVAVAPAMGLNAFFAFVVVGAMGISWQVAMGAIFWGAVGLLILTIFRIRYWMIANIPVSLRVGITSGIGLFIAMMGLKNAGIIVPNPDTIVSIGNFASHNVLLGTLGFFIIAILAARNFHAAVLFSIVITTLIGFMMGYVEYQGVFDLPPSVMSVVGNVDVKGALDIALAGVIFSFMLVNLFDSSGTLIGVTDKAGIADSNGKFPRMNQALYVDSISSVAGSYIGTSSVTAYIESSSGVSVGGRTGLTAVVVGILFLLVMFISPLVSMVPAYATAGALVYVGVLMTSSLTRVKWNDLTESVPAFITAVMMPFSFSITEGIALGFIAYCAMKLGTGKWREIGSCVIVVTLLFILKMVFVDAH
- the glnA gene encoding glutamate--ammonia ligase, with product MSVEHVLSMIEEHQVKFIDLRFTDTKGKEQHITIPAHQIDEDFFEDGKMFDGSSIKGWKGINESDMVLMPDPSTAMLDPFFDDATLIIRCDILEPGTMQGYGRDPRSIAKRAEDFLSASDIADTVLFGPEPEFFLFDDVRFGNSISGSYYHIDDTEAAWNSGTRYEGGNKGHRPGVKGGYFPVPPVDSSQDLRSAMCLTMEEMGLVVEAHHHEVATAGQNEVATRFNTMTKKADETQIYKYVVHNVAHAFGKTATFMPKPLVGDNGSGMHCHMSLAKGGVNLFAGDKYGGLSELALYYIGGIIKHARALNAFTNPTTNSYKRLVPGFEAPVMLAYSARNRSASIRIPVVASSKARRIEVRFPDPAANPYLAFSALLMAGLDGIINKIHPGDAMDKNLYDLPAEEAQEIPTVASSLEEALAALNTDREFLTRGGVFTDDAIDAYIGVLNSEIERVRMTPHPLEFELYYSV
- the hemN gene encoding oxygen-independent coproporphyrinogen III oxidase, translating into MSEQAIVWDLPLIQKYNYSGPRYTSYPTALEFNQQYDNTAFAQAAAHYPDRPLSLYIHIPFCHKLCYFCGCNKLVTRQKNKADEYLQALEKEITARAKLFSRRKVSQMHWGGGTPTYLDKAQISRLMAILRSHFHFLPDAELSIEIDPREIELDMIDHLRHEGFNRLSMGVQDFNKEVQYLVNREQDEDFIFELVNRARETGFTSTSIDLIYGLPRQTAESFAFTLQRVLALSPDRLSVFNYAHMPNLFAAQRKIKEIDLPGAAQKLDILQQTITTLTGNGYQFIGMDHFARPDDELAIAQREGVLHRNFQGYTTQGECDLLGIGVSAISILGDSYAQNQKDLKTYYAAVEAQEHALWRGLNLRQDDCIRRDVIKALICNFRLNFADIEQRYGVNFTDYFAEDLQLLVPLAEDGLVEVTETQIKVSPKGRLFIRNICMCFDSYLRNQMRQRQFSRVI
- the glnG gene encoding nitrogen regulation protein NR(I), whose product is MQRGKIWIVDDDSSIRWVLERALSGAGMECISFENADSVLAALSQDCPEVLLSDIRMPGLDGLSLLNQIKQNYPQLPVIIMTAHSDLDAAVSAYQHGAFDYLPKPFDIDETVALVERALSHSREQQHSSRNSKITSSVSEMIGEAPAMQEVYRIIGRLSRSSISVLINGESGTGKELVAHALHRHSPRAAAPFIALNMAAIPKDLIESELFGHEKGAFTGANQVRHGRFEQANGGSLFLDEIGDMPLDIQTRLLRVLAEGQFYRVGGYAPVKVDVRIIAATHQYLEQRVKEGKFREDLYHRLNVIRVQLPPLRDRAEDIPRLAQHFLQQTAKELGVEAKTLHPDTETALMRLSWSGNVRQLENVCRWLTVMAASKEILVQDLPTDLIERQSSKQTNNPPVSLPSSSGDWSQQLAAWAEKALQEGQVDLLSDILPRLERTLLNCALTHTNGHKQEAARLLGWGRNTITRKLKELGLE
- a CDS encoding glycosyltransferase family 39 protein, which translates into the protein MRFFDTSYRIPLYLWCIGYAVLWIIASYSLDPTVPYDAVEALNWGMNGEWGSPKNPWLVGTVMLPVIYISHISLSFYWYFTHFVAIAIGMLGVWRLAFRLTGKIELAWLAMLTLNLSGIINFDIIPYNDNYLLVMLWPWSLLFFLKAIDDHPKWWLAFALATGLATMGKYSSLAIVGSVFLLSLFAPKVRRHYREPLFYLAIALWLILILPNVWWLAHNDFSAFKWVDSQIEHGFNLHTTRAVFSVFYPLIIVGVIIYLSGGKIGWPKQQSNRLVNIVILLPLLIIYVWFSFNQGGRMTEWLQPFMVVAPALLAGSITVPPHKPLLGILRGLALFGVLVLIGYTSVMLANVRGAGEKFEGIKTFTRQLDKRWNELYPTPLHYVGGEYLHQWLTFYSHYRPQTIQPWEIDNGTPPNIYNRHIKESDIVKYGALLVGKRGTDCSQENFQQTLTTWPELTISHKEEFTFQAQPSAEPEIVCIGFAAPKNSQHLQ
- the yihI gene encoding Der GTPase-activating protein YihI; amino-acid sequence: MSQLKKKSPAKTSAGKQKRKSREELNAEGRERKRQKRQRGNPAGSRHKDNSNQKKQSGTKQERDPRIGSKVPVPLSIGEKAAVKKPVAEKPKATPKPHLSPQEELEMLENDERLDSLLARLEQGEKLSQEENAYVDSMLDRIDVLMEQLGIELEDDDDSEKEQQEDIMQLLKGK
- the glnL gene encoding nitrogen regulation protein NR(II), producing the protein MADFPKAEQILDSLINSVLVLDNDLIIHYANHSAMQLLAQSTHKLFGTPLPVLFSYISLDTEFMRSSLIRGHGFTDNEVLLVINNHSHVMSLSAQPISEQFILLELAPMDSQRRLSQEQIQQAQQAAARELVRGLAHEIKNPLGGLRGAAQLLAKTLPDPSLQEYTQVIIEQADRLRTLVDRLLGPQHPGAQIRQSIHHVVERVYQLVSLEMPDNVKLIKDYDPSLPELSHYPDQIEQVLLNITRNALQALGSEGGIITLRTRTAFQITLHGERYRLTARIDIEDNGPGIPPGIQDTLFYPMVSGHEGGTGLGLSIARSLIDQHSGKIEFTSWPGHTEFSIYLPIKK